The Nicotiana tomentosiformis chromosome 2, ASM39032v3, whole genome shotgun sequence genome includes the window AAAATAAGATATTTTTATcgtaaaagaaaggaaaaaaggaTCACATGGGAGCATGTGTGAATAATGATAAAGGTCGTTGGTAAACTTTGCTGTACGGTGGATATAGTACGGTTGTGACCCACAATGTCACACGTTcaatcttttttcttcttctttgttttaaACAATACGAATATTTTATAGGTACATGATTGGTAGGCACATCATGAAATTAAAGTCCTATATATGTGCACGGAAGTCAATAACGTATCTGAGTTGCCCAATAAAATACTCCAACTTTGAGACTACTTTTCGTACTCAATTGATTTTGTTTTCTTTGGTATAAGACTTTTACTCAATATTGCAGCCATACACGAACTTCTGTTTATAACATTATGCATGCACTTTCAAGTTATAGTAGTAGACTACAAACAATTTTCAAGGGAAAAGTTTGATCATATATTATTCGAAATTGTTTAACTTTATTTTATGTTATATTTTGGTTCATTTGTATTCTTGTCAATAGCAAATCTCTATATTTAAATTGTCTTCTATGAATGAAGCTTAAGAGCGAAATATGTGGACTTACCATATCCAAATTCTTCAACAACAAAAAATTAAATTTGTCACTTAACCTTTAACTATGATTTAAAATTACTCTCAAATTAAAGCTCGGACGGGCGTCAACGAAAAAACGAGACCTTTTACCAATAGCAGGATACTGTTAGGTCCAACATATAATAGAGGTCAAAACTGCTAAATTTTGAATTGTACATGAACAGTTTTGACCCATTACCCTATTTTTAAAGTGCCTCCATTCTGGTGCTCACATCTAGGATCATGCTTTGGATATTAATTCAACTATTCGTCATGTAAATTTATTCCGTTTACTAATCTTGTGGAGGTGTGATAACCACATCATTTTATTTAACTCTTATCccttagaaaaaataattaaattctcatCCCTGCTGTTCATTTTGACCTACAAAAGTTTACAAATTCAGTTCCACAACGACCATTATATTAAAAACAAATTTTACAGTCAGCTCATGATGTTGCTACGAAGGAGGCATTTCCTTTTCTGcatattctttttttaaaaagaaaaaaatatctaATAAAGTATGTTAACACTATTGGTCCCAAAGCTAGCTGTTATACCGTCATTTTGTGAGTCGTACTGTTGACAAAAGTGAACTCTTAATAACAATAATGACTAtagaaataaataattaattaaacagtGGGATAGGAGATTGAAACCATCTCGAAGGAGGTGAAGTCAAATGAGGACGTCCTTGTACTAATGAATCAAATCCATTTGTTATTTTAAAAGTTCTTTTCGTTACTTCACAAAATCTCCGGACATGAATGCGTCGAGATCTTGGAGGACATAAAGGATTTGATACAAAGTCCCGaacaaagaaaaatgaaagaaaatgataTTAGGATAGCTTTAGCTAGCATAGCCTTCATTTACCATATACTTGTAAGATGTTCAATTGACAAATAATTTATTTGCATGTATATTGACAATGtaaaatttttttaatttattatgaATAGTGTAACTTTTCGGTTTAATTTTCAATGGAGGGCACTATTTTCTTAGAATTTAGTTACACAATGCGATTAGTAGTAAAAAAAATCAGCCTATTTAATTTAACTAGCTGTATCATGTCGTTGATCTATTTTCAGGTTAGCAATTACCATATCATGTTTGTTATGAACTTTTACATGATGTGAAGTGTAATAGGTCAAGCCAAGGGTCGGCTCTAACATTGTTTCAAGTAAGGCTTTTGCCCATTATTTAGAAATAATAGGTTTTTAGGTATATAAAAaagtaatatttaatatttttcatACAAAAGTAGAGTTTTTTAATAACAGTTGCTTCAAAGAAAAGAAGTTTTCAAGATTATAATTGATAAAATCTTATCTGAGATTAACAATGTCTCAAGATAGATTAAATGAGTTGGTTATATTATTAATTGAAAATGAATTATTAGAGgaaatcgattataaaaaaaattattaacaactTTCTTTTAAAATTTAGACTTCACATCAAACTTTGGTTTTAGACCACACATATGTTTGAATCCCTCCTCGGTCAAGTTAATCTAATCATGAAAAAAATTATAAACCGTGAGCGGGCAAAATATTAATTGTTTTTTTAACTTTATCCCTCAGATTCCAACTTCATTTATGTTACATAAGTTTGTAATTAACGTGAGAGTATTATCGTTATTATTTCTTAGGTAGTGGAGATTCAATAACATGATGTCTGACCAGAGAATCAAAAGGAGGTTGCCTTGAAGTTTCCATAGAGTTCATGATTTCAAACTTTTCAAGCCTATCCAAATGGAACATGCTTTACGTGTCAAACAATTATAGCCCGATTTTATTGACTACTTCCCAATCACTGCAACTTTCAGAGTATAACTTTCTGACGTTTGATTATTCTTTTCTTCCTCTTGGATCTTGCCAACCATTTtaaatcttatttttcttttcttttctttttcaacttACGAAAGagcataagaaaaagaaaaagaaaaaaacaacagCATTCACATAGAGACAATGAATAAATTTAATCCAAGTACGAGAAACAGAAGATGATAGGATTAAGCAACTACGTACATTGCCTTTGCTTTTGTATGTAtacccaaagtccaaaatcagaATGAAAGAATGAAAATAACTTAAAGTCTCCCTTTTTCCCCCAGATAATAATACAAGCAAAAAGTTATGAACATGTAAATTCTTTCCAAGTTTCAGCCCCTAACGTCCTAAGAAAGGgataatacaaaaaaaaaaaaaaaagacaaaaaaatggATAAAGAAGACTATTGGTAATTGACAGCAAGTttacaaaagaaaataatatgcTGATATTATTTCCTTTATTGGTTTCCTAAGAAACTGCTAGTCTTGTTGCTATTGCTTGTGGGACCGGACGTGGAGTTGTTGCCATTGTTCGGATGAGAGCCACCGATGATGGAGGAGATGGCGGCGGCAAGGGCGGCGGTAAAGTTGGGGTCAGCAGTAATGGCGGCAGTGGCGGCGGTGAGTGTATCAGAAAATGAGGGGGGTTGAATATTGTCTTGAGAAACTTGTAAACCTGAAAATCTTGATTGGTTATACAAAGCCTGGCCCAAAACCTGAGGTATTTGTGGAGTTGACATTGAACCAACAAAATTCGGATGATTAAGGCCAGCTGGTAAAGGAACTTGGAATTGTGTAGCTGTGTTTCTTTGATGATAATTAGACATTGCATTTGGATTTTGAGTAAGGTCCAATGTTACAGTAGGAAATGGAGCTGACGCTGAAATAGTTGCCATATTTGATGAACATGGAAGAATGGTCCTTGCTAGGAAATTTGTATTCATTAAACCATCAGCACTTGGCATTGAGCCAGAGAGCAACATGTTTGCTGCTGCTGAAGTGGTGGATGCCATTGCCATGGCTGCTGGTGGTAGTGGGTGGTTATGTGAACCTTCATATGTTGTTATTAAGATTGTTCTGTCCTCAGCACACCTTTGCACCTGAACATTTATGTCAATGCTCCACGTTAGACTTAAAAAGTTCATAATACAgacggtatatatatatatatatatatatatatatatatatatatatatatatattacttaaACTCGTATATTAAACAAAGATGAATACCTGCTTTCGCACTGGACAACCAACAGCCATGGTGCAGCGATAATAAGCTCGTGGACATGGATTACCTTTTGCCATCTTCTGTCCATATTTTCTCCACTGGCAACCATCACTAATCTAAAAAAATTCAGACATATGACTTAGTTTGATGCAGAAATAATTAACATGTTAGCACTATATAACAGTACGTAAAAGCTATGCTTAATTAATAACAAGTGAAGTACCATGGGAGCTTCTGATCGGGCACGGACAGAGACACGAGCTTTCCTCATGGTTGCTTCTGTTGTTTGCTCAACAGGTTTTGAGGAATTCATCAATTTGGGAACCTTGTTGGGAACCCAACTCTCAGATTCTGGGCTTTCTTCCCTGCCAATTGCCTTATCCCTTGACAATTCCATATTGTTACGAGGTGATCCAGAAAGTGTTCTCTCTTCTGATGTTGAATGGGATTGAGTTGGCTCGTCCATTGGATCAGCTTTGGTACTACTTGGGCCTAGCTCCATGAATTGTCTTGGAACTATGTTCCCATCTTTTTCTTGATTCTTCTCTTCAGACTTCACTTCAACAACCTAAAGAAATCAAATATGTTCACATTTTTCATTAGAAATAATTACCCAAAATCTACATACAACTAtttaaaattgaatttttttttattttttactatcaAATGTATTTGTTATATCGTGTTAGTAAGTACATTTTTTTTATCAAGCTAGTATTTGTATAATGATTATCTGATTGTGGAAGTATCTATTAACGTCGATAAAATTTAAAC containing:
- the LOC104094562 gene encoding WRKY transcription factor 6-like isoform X4; amino-acid sequence: MDKGWGLTLENSSDKVGFFNNKPFFGFNLSPRLNNIKGGEMFSGAEFPADEKRGMVNEVDFFSEKKSIHDDVVVKKGNSQGNNTMRTGLFVNLAQLQVELERMNTENQRLKGMLTQVTNSYSALQMHLVTLMQQQQQQQLISRTESTHNHVVVEVKSEEKNQEKDGNIVPRQFMELGPSSTKADPMDEPTQSHSTSEERTLSGSPRNNMELSRDKAIGREESPESESWVPNKVPKLMNSSKPVEQTTEATMRKARVSVRARSEAPMISDGCQWRKYGQKMAKGNPCPRAYYRCTMAVGCPVRKQVQRCAEDRTILITTYEGSHNHPLPPAAMAMASTTSAAANMLLSGSMPSADGLMNTNFLARTILPCSSNMATISASAPFPTVTLDLTQNPNAMSNYHQRNTATQFQVPLPAGLNHPNFVGSMSTPQIPQVLGQALYNQSRFSGLQVSQDNIQPPSFSDTLTAATAAITADPNFTAALAAAISSIIGGSHPNNGNNSTSGPTSNSNKTSSFLGNQ
- the LOC104094562 gene encoding probable WRKY transcription factor 31 isoform X1, giving the protein MDKGWGLTLENSSDKVGFFNNKPFFGFNLSPRLNNIKGGEMFSGAEFPADEKRGMVNEVDFFSEKKSIHDDVVVKKGNSQGNNTMRTGLFVNTGLQLVTANTGISDQSTVDDGISSEVEEKRTKNEQLAQLQVELERMNTENQRLKGMLTQVTNSYSALQMHLVTLMQQQQQQQLISRTESTHNHVVVEVKSEEKNQEKDGNIVPRQFMELGPSSTKADPMDEPTQSHSTSEERTLSGSPRNNMELSRDKAIGREESPESESWVPNKVPKLMNSSKPVEQTTEATMRKARVSVRARSEAPMISDGCQWRKYGQKMAKGNPCPRAYYRCTMAVGCPVRKQVQRCAEDRTILITTYEGSHNHPLPPAAMAMASTTSAAANMLLSGSMPSADGLMNTNFLARTILPCSSNMATISASAPFPTVTLDLTQNPNAMSNYHQRNTATQFQVPLPAGLNHPNFVGSMSTPQIPQVLGQALYNQSRFSGLQVSQDNIQPPSFSDTLTAATAAITADPNFTAALAAAISSIIGGSHPNNGNNSTSGPTSNSNKTSSFLGNQ
- the LOC104094562 gene encoding WRKY transcription factor 6-like isoform X3; protein product: MDKGWGLTLENSSDKVGFFNNKPFFGFNLSPRLNNIKGGEMFSGAEFPADEKRGMVNEVDFFSEKKSIHDDVVVKKGNSQGNNTMRTGLFVNQLAQLQVELERMNTENQRLKGMLTQVTNSYSALQMHLVTLMQQQQQQQLISRTESTHNHVVVEVKSEEKNQEKDGNIVPRQFMELGPSSTKADPMDEPTQSHSTSEERTLSGSPRNNMELSRDKAIGREESPESESWVPNKVPKLMNSSKPVEQTTEATMRKARVSVRARSEAPMISDGCQWRKYGQKMAKGNPCPRAYYRCTMAVGCPVRKQVQRCAEDRTILITTYEGSHNHPLPPAAMAMASTTSAAANMLLSGSMPSADGLMNTNFLARTILPCSSNMATISASAPFPTVTLDLTQNPNAMSNYHQRNTATQFQVPLPAGLNHPNFVGSMSTPQIPQVLGQALYNQSRFSGLQVSQDNIQPPSFSDTLTAATAAITADPNFTAALAAAISSIIGGSHPNNGNNSTSGPTSNSNKTSSFLGNQ
- the LOC104094562 gene encoding probable WRKY transcription factor 31 isoform X2 — translated: MDKGWGLTLENSSDKVGFFNNKPFFGFNLSPRLNNIKGGEMFSGAEFPADEKRGMVNEVDFFSEKKSIHDDVVVKKGNSQGNNTMRTGLFVNTGLQLVTANTGISDQSTVDDGISSEVEEKRTKNELAQLQVELERMNTENQRLKGMLTQVTNSYSALQMHLVTLMQQQQQQQLISRTESTHNHVVVEVKSEEKNQEKDGNIVPRQFMELGPSSTKADPMDEPTQSHSTSEERTLSGSPRNNMELSRDKAIGREESPESESWVPNKVPKLMNSSKPVEQTTEATMRKARVSVRARSEAPMISDGCQWRKYGQKMAKGNPCPRAYYRCTMAVGCPVRKQVQRCAEDRTILITTYEGSHNHPLPPAAMAMASTTSAAANMLLSGSMPSADGLMNTNFLARTILPCSSNMATISASAPFPTVTLDLTQNPNAMSNYHQRNTATQFQVPLPAGLNHPNFVGSMSTPQIPQVLGQALYNQSRFSGLQVSQDNIQPPSFSDTLTAATAAITADPNFTAALAAAISSIIGGSHPNNGNNSTSGPTSNSNKTSSFLGNQ